The window TTTCCATTTTCCAGCATTTGCTGCAGGGCTGTTTTGACGTCTTTCTTGATTCCTTTGCGCAAATAGCCGATTTCCCCCTCTGTGACCAGCCCGTGGGCCTGAATCGCCCGGGTAATCAGAAACCAGCAATATTCCTTGGTGGTCGGCAAAGAGGTATCCAAATTAGCGGGTAGAACTCGTTCCGGCAAATCGTAAACCTTGTGAAAATTATTCCGCCGAACAATCATCAGTTTGCCTTCGATGAAGAGTTGTTCGAGCGCCCGCTTGGCCGGTTTCCAATTCCACCAGGGAGCGGCTTGATGATCTTCGGGCGGCTTAAAATCCCTTGCCATCAATGGACCTTCACCCCTAAACCGGTTTAAAACACGTTTCATCATTTTTTTATCCGGTGCATGCCAATGCTTTTCCCCGGCCGCGATGGCGCGCATTTTGTATAAATAGAAGCGGTAGTCTGCAATCGGAAGGTAGGCTTCCGCATGACTCCAATATTCGAAAATTTTCCTGTCTTTGACCTGGAGTTCATCCAGAACCTCGGGATTGAAATTCGGCAATCGCGTCCAGAATGTATGATTGTGGGTACGTTCTATGACTGAGATTGTATCAATTTGCACGTAACCGAGTTGGTCGAGAGCTCGTAAAACGCCACCTTTTCCTTTTCCAAATGGATTTTTTTTTAACAAGCCCTGACTGTGTAAAGCGAGTCTTGCGGCTTCTTTTTTCGAGAGGCGTGTTTTCATTTTGATTTTAATTTTCCAAATAAAAATGCCAGAACCAGGGCCGGGAGCCAAATCCAAAGAAATTCACTTATGATGACTCTTAAGCCCCATTCACTGAAAAAATTTGCTACCCCGATTGGCGAAACCTGGACTGGCTGCCAGGGCAGGAAATACCTCGTGTTGTCAAACGGTGCAAAAAAAGCCACGCCCAAACCGCCGTTGGTCATGGCATCGAAAAA of the candidate division KSB1 bacterium genome contains:
- a CDS encoding YcaQ family DNA glycosylase yields the protein MKTRLSKKEAARLALHSQGLLKKNPFGKGKGGVLRALDQLGYVQIDTISVIERTHNHTFWTRLPNFNPEVLDELQVKDRKIFEYWSHAEAYLPIADYRFYLYKMRAIAAGEKHWHAPDKKMMKRVLNRFRGEGPLMARDFKPPEDHQAAPWWNWKPAKRALEQLFIEGKLMIVRRNNFHKVYDLPERVLPANLDTSLPTTKEYCWFLITRAIQAHGLVTEGEIGYLRKGIKKDVKTALQQMLENGNIQTVNIDGISNQIYYTTEENLSKLGEIRASKNIHLLSPFDNCVIQRKRVQQIFDFNYQLECYVPAQKRVYGYFCLPILWGDRFIGRLDPKADRKSKTFYIRNLC